A stretch of Panthera tigris isolate Pti1 chromosome E2, P.tigris_Pti1_mat1.1, whole genome shotgun sequence DNA encodes these proteins:
- the TMEM160 gene encoding transmembrane protein 160 produces MGGGWWWARAARLARLRFRGALLPPPRPRSGGARGSFAPGHGPRAGASPPPVSELDRADAWLLRKAHETAFLSWFRNGLLASGIGVISFMQSDMGREAAYGFFLLGGLCVVWGGASYVVGLAALRGPMQLSLGGAAAGVGAVLAVGLLWACAVGLYMGQLELDVELVPEDDGTATAEGPDEAGRPPPE; encoded by the exons ATGGGAGGCGGCTGGTGGTGGGCTCGGGCCGCCCGACTGGCCCGGCTCCGCTTCCGGGGGGCGCTGCTGCCGCCTCCGCGGCCCCGGAGCGGGGGCGCCCGAGGGTCCTTCGCCCCCGGCCACGGCCCCCGCGCCGGGGCTTCGCCGCCCCCCGTGTCCGAGCTGGACCGTGCGGACGCCTGGCTCCTCCGGAAGGCGCATGAAACAG CCTTCCTCTCCTGGTTCCGCAATGGCCTCCTGGCATCAGGCATTGGGGTCATCTCCTTCATGCAGAGTGACATGGGTCGGGAGGCTGCCTACG GCTTCTTCCTGCTGGGCGGCCTGTGCGTCGTGTGGGGCGGTGCCTCCTACGTGGTGGGCCTGGCTGCACTGCGGGGACCCATGCAACTGTCGCTGGGGGGCGCAGCGGCGGGCGTGGGGGCCGTGCTGGCCGTGGGCCTGCTCTGGGCTTGTGCCGTCGGTCTCTACATGGGTCAGCTGGAGCTGGATGTGGAACTGGTGCCCGAGGACGATGGGACCGCCACCGCCGAAGGCCCCGACGAAGCCGGCCGGCCGCCACCGGAGTGA
- the NPAS1 gene encoding neuronal PAS domain-containing protein 1 codes for MATPYPSSGGGGEVKCGGGRGRSVPWDFLPGLVVKAPPGPCLQAQRKEKSRNAARSRRGKENLEFFELAKLLPLPGAISSQLDKASIVRLSVTYLRLRRFAALGAPPWGLRAAGPPAGLAPSHRGPVALVSEVFEQHLGGHILQSLDGFVFALNQEGKFLYISETVSIYLGLSQVELTGSSVFDYVHPGDHSEVLEQLGLRARPPGPPTPPSVPSSSSSSSSSSSSLADTPEIEASPAEVPHFSRAQERSFFIRMKSTLTKRGLHVKASGYKVIHVTGRLRARSLGLVALGHTLPPAPLAELPLHGHMIVFRLSLGLTILACESRVSDHMDLGPSELVGRSCYQFVHGQDAARIRQSHLDLLDKGQVMTGYYRWLQRAGGFVWLQSVATVAVSGKSPGERHVLWVSYVLSQAEGGQTPLDAFQLPASVACEDVSSPEPEPTEPEPPVEGKQAAPLDKDEPPRTRGKRIKVEPGPGETKDPEDSAEEEPSSHPALPRPEFTSVIRAGALKQDLVRPWGLGPPGDPPPSLLHAGFLPPVVRGLCTPGTIRYGPAELGLMYPHLQRLGPGPGLPEAFYPTLGLSYPGPAGTRVQRKGD; via the exons ATGGCGACCCCCTACCCCAGCAGTGGCGGCGGAGGCGAGGTCAAGTGCGGGGGAGGTCGTGGCCGCAGCGTCCCGTGGGACTTTCTGCCTGGGCTAGTGGTCAAGGCCCCGCCCGGACCCTG CCTGCAGGCGCAGCGCAAGGAGAAGTCCCGTAACGCGGCGCGCTCGCGGCGCGGAAAGGAGAACCTGGAGTTCTTCGAGCTGGCCAAGCTGCTCCCGCTGCCCGGAGCCATCTCGAGCCAGCTGGACAAGGCGTCCATCGTGCGCCTCAGCGTCACCTACCTCCGCCTGCGCCGCTTCGCCGCCCTCGGGGCGCCGCCCTGGGGACTGCGAGCCGCGGGGCCCCCGGCCGGCCTCG cccccagccacagGGGCCCCGTGGCGCTGGTCTCCGAAGTCTTCGAGCAGCACCTGGGAGGACACATCTTGCAG TCCCTGGATGGCTTCGTGTTTGCCTTGAACCAGGAAGGGAAATTCCTCTACATTTCAGAGACCGTCTCCATTTATCTGGGTCTCTCACAG GTGGAGCTGACGGGTAGCAGCGTCTTCGACTACGTCCATCCCGGGGACCACTCGGAAGTGCTAGAGCAACTGGGGCTCCGGGCCCGGCCTCCCGGGCCCCCCACGCCGCCCtccgtcccctcctcctcctcctcctcctcctcgtcttcTTCCTCGCTTGCAGATACTCCTGAGATCG AGGCCAGCCCCGCCGAGGTGCCTCACTTCTCCCGGGCCCAGGAGCGTTCCTTCTTCATCCGCATGAAATCTACCCTCACCAAGCGGGGGCTGCACGTCAAGGCCTCGGGGTACAAG GTCATCCACGTCACCGGGCGCCTTCGGGCCCGCTCCCTGGGCCTGGTGGCTCTGGGCCACACGTtgcccccagccccactggcTGAGCTGCCACTACACGGACACATGATCGTCTTCCGCCTCAGCCTGGGTCTCACCATCCTTGCTTGTGAGAGCAG AGTCAGCGACCACATGGACCTGGGGCCCTCAGAGCTTGTGGGCCGCAGCTGCTACCAGTTTGTCCACGGCCAGGACGCAGCCAGGATCCGCCAAAGCCACCTGGACC TGCTGGACAAGGGTCAGGTGATGACCGGTTACTACCGTTGGCTGCAGCGAGCCGGGGGCTTTGTGTGGCTGCAGTCCGTGGCCACCGTGGCCGTGAGCGGGAAGAGCCCCGGGGAGCGCCACGTGCTGTGGGTCAGCTACGTGCTCAG CCAAGCCGAGGGTGGCCAGACCCCTCTGGACGCCTTCCAGCTTCCAGCCAGCGTGGCCTGTGAGGACGTGTCCAGCCCAGAGCCAGAACCCACAG AGCCAGAGCCTCCGGTGGAAGGGAAGCAGGCTGCCCCCCTAGACAAGGATGAGCCCCCTCGGACCCGGGGCAAACGCATCAAAGTGGAGCCTGGCCCGGGGGAGACCAAAGACCCGGAGGACAGCGCAGAGGAGGAGCCGTCCAGCCACCCGGCCCTGCCGAGGCCCGAGTTTACTTCCGTCATCCGGGCAGGGGCCCTGAAGCAGGACCTGGTGcggccctggggcctggggcctcctGGAGACCCCCCACCGTCCCTCCTCCACGCGGGCTTCCTGCCCCCCGTCGTGCGGGGCCTGTGCACGCCCGGCACCATCCGCTACGGCCCTGCGGAGCTGGGTCTCATGTACCCGCACCTGCAGAGGCTGGGCCCGGGGCCCGGCCTCCCCGAGGCCTTCTATCCCACCCTGGGCCTGTCGTACCCGGGGCCCGCGGGCACCAGGGTGCAGCGGAAGGGTGACTGA